The Colius striatus isolate bColStr4 chromosome Z, bColStr4.1.hap1, whole genome shotgun sequence DNA window GCTCTGCAGGACACAGGCATGGCACCAGCTGGGGCAGGCAGCCAGGGCGACCAGCTGCACCCCAGCACAGAAGGATTGCTTCAgctccctcacccccagcaGGACCCCTGTGCCTGGAATGGGACCTTTTCCAGTGCTCCCCCATCTCTGCCGCTCacctggctgtgctgcctggcactggctgcccagggctgacCTACAGGGACCCACAGGCCCATCCCtgtgagctgcagggagcaTTAGTGGTTCCAGAGGTGGGTCATGCCCTTCATGCTcgggggcagagcagggagtgGCCGGGAAGGGAAGCTCTGCAGGAGGGAGCGTGTGCTCCCCATGGTGCAGGGGTTGCAGGGGGCTAGGAGAAACAAGGCAGTGGGTTAGCTTGAGGCTGGATGCGGCAGTGCAAGACTGCTGTGAAACTGCAGGCTGGTCCTGTAGCCCTTTCCTTTAACGCCTGTGGGttccctgcctgcctgggagGAGATCCCATAGGATCTGCATTCCCACAGTGTGCagggccctggggaggggggtcAGGGAGCTGAAGGCAGAAGCAAAGCCATACTGTGACAAGGCTATGGTGTAAAGATTAACACAGTACCATAGCATGTGGATAGTGGTTTCCCTCGAAGGTGGCAGCAGTGGTGGCCCTACGGGATCGGGCAGGTCTGGAGCATGCGGGAGGTctgggctggaggagggtgCCGGGGGTGCGGGGCTCTGGCAGGCTTCTACCTGCTCAGCCCCATGCCCAGCACCTTGTTGATGAACGGCTCAGGGGTGCCGGCTGCGCCCCACTCGTGCTCCACGCTCTTCACACAGGGCAGGCTGGGGTTGGCCTTCTGCACCACCGAGATCTGGCAGGTCTGTGAGTCGTAGTGGGCCTCGCACCAGTCGGGGAAGTCGatggggtgctgggtgctgcggGAGGAGGCACGGCGGTGTCAGCACCCTGTGTTCATGCCAGGGGGCTACTGGCAGGGCCGGAGGGCTTCCTCTGCTGCCAGCCACTCCCAGCCAGCCTGTCTACCGGGCCAGCTCAGGCAGGCTGGGCCACAGCTCCTGTTATCAGGCTGTGCTGAAACACCCCTGTGTCCAATTTTGTCACCCCACCACCCTCAACACCCCGGTTGCCTCTCATCCCCCAGGGCCTGGCACCCCACAGATGCAGCCACCTGCAcccaccctgcagcctcctccctgctgcGGGCACAGAAGTGCCGTGGCCAGGCAGTGCTGTTGTCAGTAGCCCACCCCAACACCCCTTGGCCCCTCACTCACGTCTCGCAGCAGCCCACGCCGACGGG harbors:
- the MSMP gene encoding prostate-associated microseminoprotein, yielding MAMRAQKMGSAWGRLCLLLSLLLQLPTSQGKCYFQAKAPCEYEGKQYSLGESWLSTNCLLCTCLHPVGVGCCETTQHPIDFPDWCEAHYDSQTCQISVVQKANPSLPCVKSVEHEWGAAGTPEPFINKVLGMGLSR